The genome window ATCAATGCCGGCGGCCTCGACATGGCGGATGTGAAACTGGGCGACAGCATCGCCATCGACGGCGTGTGCCTGACCGTGGTCGATTTTGATCGCCACGGCTTCAGCGTGGACGTCTCGGCCGAGACCTTGGACAAGACCACCCTGGGCGAATATATGCCCGGCCGCAAGGTCAACCTGGAAAAGGCTCTGCAGGTCTCGGCCCGGCTCGGCGGCCATCTGGTCAGCGGTCACGTGGATGGCGTCGGCGTGATCGAATCGCGCCAACCGCTGGGCGAGTCGCTGTGTTTTCAAGTGCGGGTGCCGGACGTGCTGGCCAAGTACATTGCGGTCAAGGGCTCGGTCTGTATTGACGGCGTGAGCCTGACCGTCAACCGCGTTGAGGGCGCCGTGTTCGAGATCAACATTATCCCCCACACCGCGGCGGTGACCACCATTGGCCGCTATCAGGCCGGCCGCCGGGTCAATATCGAAGTGGACATCATCGCGCGCTATCTGGAACGTTTGTTATTGGGCGAACAGGCCGCTGCCCGTGGCGCCGCCGGTCTGACATTGGAGACCCTGATGCAGCATGGTTTTATCAAGTCGTGAGCATGCAGCCATGGCCTTAAATAGCGCTGAAGAAGTCATTGCGGCTATCCGCCAGGGCGAGATGGTGGTGTTGATGGATGATGAAGATCGCGAGAACGAAGGCGATCTGATCATGGCGGCCCAGTGCGTGCGTGCCGAGGATATCAACTTCATGGCCCGCTACGCCCGCGGCCTGATCTGCCTGACCCTGACGCGCGAACGTTGCCAACAGCTGCGCCTGCCGCTCATGGTGGCTGACACCAATGCCAAGCATGCCACCAATTTCACCGTTTCCATCGAGGCGGCGGAAGGGGTGACCACCGGCATCTCGGCGGCCGACCGCGCCCGCACCGTGCAGGCGGCGGTGGCCGAGGGGGCCGGCGCCGCGGACATCGTCCAGCCCGGTCATATCTTTCCGCTCATGGCCCAGCCGGGCGGGGTGTTGTCGCGCGCCGGCCATACCGAGGCGGGCTGCGATCTGGCGCGGCTGGCGGACTTCGAACCGGCCAGCGTCATTGTCGAGATCCTCAACGAGGACGGCAGCATGGCGCGCCGGCCGCAACTGGAGGTTTTCGCCCAACAACACGGCCTGAAGATCGGCACCGTGGCCGACCTGATCAGCTATCGCCTGCAGCACGAAACGACTGTGGAGCGGGTGGCCGAGTGCCGCCTGCCCACCGAATACGGCGAGTTCCGCCTAATGGCCTACCAGGATTACCTCGGTCAAGGGTTGCACTTGGTGCTGCAAAAGGGTGAGATCGATCCTGAACAGGCGCTCTTGGTGCGCGTCCACCTGGCCGATACCTTGACCGATCTGCTGGCGCTGCAGCGCGGCGACACCGGCCTGCCCCTGCGGGTGGCTATGCAGCGCATGCAGGCCGAGGCGGCCGGTGTGGTGGTGTTGCTGCAGCACAAGGACGAGCCGGAGGCGCTGGTCAAGCGCATCCGCGATTATCAGTTGCAGGACCGTGGTGTGAATCTGCCCCGGCCGCCGGATGCCACCGACCTGCGCGACTACGGCCTCGGCGCCCAGATCCTGTCCGACCTGGGGGTGCGCAAAATGCGCGTCATGGGGGCGCCGCGTAAATTGCACGGCCTGTCCGGTTTCGGCCTGCAAGTAGTGGAATACGTCTAGGAAGGCTACAATGCCGGATTAGTAAGAACTAAGGATTCAAAATGAAAGATGTGAATAGAATCGAGGGTGATTTCAATGCGGCCGGCGCCCGCGTGGCCATCGTCGCCGGGCGCTTCAACAGCTTCGTGGTGGATCAACTGGTCAACGGCGCGTTGGATTGTCTGCTGCGCCACGGCGCCAAGGCCAAGGATATCGATATCATTCAGGTCCCCGGTGCCTACGAGTTGCCCTTGGTGGTGCAGCGCGTGGCGGCCAAGAAAAAACACGATGCCATCATCGCGGTCGGCGCCGTAATCCGCGGCGGCACGCCCCATTTCGAATACGTCGCCGGCGAATGCTCCAAAGGCTTGGCGACGGTATCCCTGCAACACGATGTGCCCGTGGCCTTCGGTGTGCTGACCGTGGACACCATTGAACAGGCGGTCGAGCGCTCAGGCACCAAGGCCGGCAACAAGGGTGTGGAAGCGGCCATGTCGGCCATCGAAATGATCAATGTGCTCAAGGGCGTTGATCAGCTCTAGGCTTTTTTAAGGAGAATATTTTTGAGTCACGCGCGTACCATGGCACGTCGCTGTGCCGTCCAGGCACTGTATCAGTGGCAGATCACCGCCCATGACGTGGAAGACATCTATCAGCAGTTCATGCTCGAACGCAACATGACCAAGGTCGATGTGGCGATGTTCAAGGAGCTGCTGTCCGGCGTGACCCGCGAGCTGGAAAAACTGGATGCAAGCATCCAGCCCTATCTCGATCGCGATATCTCCGAGGTGGACCCGGTGGAGCGCGCCGTGCTGCGCCTGGGTACCTATGAGCTGATGTACAAGCCCGATGTGCCCTATCGCGTTGTCATCAATGAGGCCCTGGAAGCGGTGAAGACCTTCGGCGCCGAGCAGGGCCATCGCTATGTCAACGGTGTGCTCGACAAGGTCGCCCAGCAGCTGCGCCAGCCGGAAGTCCAGCGTCGCCGCAGCTAGAAGCAAATGTCGCGCAGCGACAGCTTGTCCCTCTCCCCTTTATGCCCCGTGCGTGCTCCGGGAGCACCCACGGGGCGTTTGTTCTGGAAGGGTATAAAAGGGTGGGGGACATATCCGGTCACCTAATAGGACTCCACTTGGGACTCCACTATGGCACTCTCTGAATTCGAACTCATCGCGCGCTATTTTTATCGCGCCCCGGCTCACGACGATGTGGAGCTGGGCATCGGTGACGATGCCGCCGTGGTGAGTGTGGCGCCGGATCACTCCCTGGTGATGGCCTTGGATACCCTGGTGGCCGGGGTCCATTTCCCGGCAGACAGTCGCGCGGATGATATCGCCTACAAGGCCCTGGCCGTGAATCTGAGCGATATGGCGGCCATGGGCGCGCATGCCAACTGGATGTTGTTGGGACTCACCTTGCCGCAGCTGGACGAGGCATGGCTGGATGCATTCAGTCGCGGCCTGAAATCATTGGCCGATGAGTACGGCGTGGTCTTGATCGGCGGTGATACCACCCGCGGTCCGCTGACGGTGACGGTCCAGATCAACGGGCTGGTGCCGCAGGGCCAGGCCTTGAAACGCAGCGGTGCTCAAGCGGGTGATCTGATCTATGTCAGCGGCCAGCTGGGCGATGCCGGCCTGGGCTTGCAACTGGCGTTGCGACAGATTCAACTGGATTTGCCGCCGGCGCGACGCGACTATTTCCTCCAACGCCTGCAGCGTCCCAGCCCGCGACTGGCGCTGGGCCGAGCCTTGGGCGGGGTGGCCAGCGCCGCCATCGATATCTCCGACGGCCTGCTGGCCGATCTGGGCCATATCCTCGACGCCAGTGGCGTCGGCGCCGAGATTCATCTGGAGCAATTGCCCGTGGCGCCGGAAATTATCGGGCTCGGGCAGCAGGGCTGGTCCCTGCCGTTGTGCGCCGGTGACGATTACGAGTTGTGTTTCACCGTCCCGCCCGAACGCGGCGCCTTGCTCGAGGCGCGGCTGCGCTCGGTTGATTGTCCCTGTCGCTGCATCGGCCGCATCGAAACGCACAGCGGCCTTCGGGTGTTGTACAACGGTGAGAAGGTCGAGACTGACAGTTTTAAGGGATATCGGCATTTTGACTAAGCGTATTCCGGGTCTGAATCTGGCCAACCCCGTTCATCTGTTGGCCTTCGGGTTCGGCAGCGGGGTGATCCCCAAGGCGCCGGGAACCTGGGGGACCTTGGTGGCCGTGCCGCTGTATGTGTTGCTGCAGGGCGTGTCGATGGCGGTCTATCTGAGCCTGGTGTTGGCGTTACTGCTGCTGGGTATTTGGCTGTGCGACGTGGCGGCGCGGGACCTCGGCGTCCATGACCATCCCGGTATTGTCTGGGACGAAATCGTGGGCTATCTGATCACCATGATCGCGGCGCCGGCCGGCTGGCCGTGGTGGCTGGCGGGCTTCGTCCTGTTTCGCCTGTTCGACATTCTCAAACCCTGGCCCATCAGCGCCATTGACAAGGGCGTGGCTGGCGGCTTGGGTATTATGCTTGATGACATCCTGGCCGGCCTGATGGCCTTGGCCTGTCTACAGCTATGCGCCTGGCTGCTGCTCTGAGCTGAGGCCGGCCTCGTTGCGCCAACCGGTGTGCAGCAGCCATTGGCGTAAGTCCGTCGCGCGCGCCGGGGGATGGATGTGAAAGCCCTGCGCCAGGTCGCAGCCCATTTCCCTGAGCAGCTCCAGGGTCGCTTCATTGTCCACCCCTTCGGCGATGACCTGATGGCCCATATTGTGGGCCAGGTCGATGGTGGAGCGCACAATCACCTTGTCCTCGTTGTGTTCCAGCATGGCCTGGACGAAGGACTGATCGACCTTGATCTCGTTTACCGGCAGCTGTTTCAGATACGCCATGGAGGAATAGCCGGTGCCGAAATCGTCGATGGAGAGTTTCACGCCCATGTCATGCAGTTGTGACAGGGTCTGCATGGCCTGCATGGGATCGTACATCAAGGCGCGTTCGGTGATTTCCAGCTGCAGTTGTTCGGCCTCAAGCTGCCAGTGCTGCAGCAGTTCGCCGATATGTTGGCAGAGCTCGGTGTCGTGCAGACTGCGGGCCGACAGGTTGACGGAAATGCGCAATCTGAGGCCGGCGCTGTTCCATAGCTGCGCTTGCCGCAGCGCCTCGCGCAGCACATAGGCAGTCAATTCACGGATGTGCCCGGTCTGTTCCGCCAGCAGGATGAAGTCGTCCGGCTGGATCAGGCCTTTGTCCGGGTGCTGCCAGCGTGCCAGGGCCTCGACGCCGATGACCTGGTCGCTGCGCAGATCGATGGTGGGTTGGTAGTGCAGCACAAACTCCTCTTGCTGCAGGCCGCGGCGCAACTCGCCCGCCATGGAGAGACGGCTCAGGCTGTGCTCATCCAGATCCGGTCGGTAAAGGGCGAAATCGATATTGGAGCGCTTGGCCACGTACATGGCCACGTCGGCCTGGCGCATCAGGGTGCTGGCGTCTTCGCTGTTCTGCGGGAACAGGGAGATGCCCATGCTGATGCCGATATGTATGTTCTGGTCTTCAAAGATGAAGGGCAGATCGATGGCGGCGGCGATCTTGCTGGCGGCCTGGGTGACCTGCTCCGGGGCTTCGATATCGGGCAGTAGGATGGCGAATTCGTCGCCGCCCAGGCGCGCCACGGTGTCCGAGTCACGCAATACGCCGCGCAGGCGCACGGCCACTTGTTGCAGCAACAGATCGCCGAAGTGGTGGCCCAGGGTGTCGTTGATTTCCTTAAACCGGTCCAGGTCGCTGATCATCAGGGCGATGGAGCGGCCCTCGCGTTTGGCGCCGCGAATGGCCTGGTGCAAGCGGTCATGCAGCAACAGGCGATTGGGTAGGCTGGTAAGGGAATCGTGCAGGGCCTGGTGGCGCAACTCCTTGTTGGCCTCGGCCAGCTCGCGGGTACGCTTGATGACGCGCCGCTCCAGATCCTCCTGCAGGGACTTGATCTCGGCCTCGGCCTGTTTGCGTTCACTGATGTCGCGGCAAACGATGATAAAGATCGAGCTGTCCAGCTGGCAGATTTCATTGATCGAGGCCTCGACATAAAAGCGTTCCCCGGTCTTGCGTTTGCCCAGGGTTTCGTAGGGGGCGGCTTGCTCGATATCGAGCGGCGTATCGTTGTCGCCGCCGGCGAAGATGTCGGTAAATGAATTGCTGAACAACAGGTGGATATCTTGGCCCACCACCTCGCTGGCGTTGTAAGCGAAGCTGCGCTCGGCGGCCAGATTGAATGACAGAACGTTGCCGTTCTTGTCCACCGTGATCAAGGCGTCGGCGACATTGGCCATGATGGTGCTCAGGCGTGCCTCGCGGGTGGCCAAGGCCTCGCTTTGATTCACCAGTTCGGCACGCATGGATTCCAGATCATGGGCCAGTTGACGGAGCTCGCGAATGCCGCTATGCAGTTCCAGGCGACGTGAATGTTTACCGGCGGCGATATCGCGCGCCGCCTCACGCAGGCGGATCAAGGGACGGGTCAATTGCGGCCCCATGATGGCGGCCATCAACACCGCCAAACAGATATAGCCCAGGACGATGTAGAGACCGTAGCGTTGCGCCTGGCCGATGAGGCCCAGGGTGTCGCGTTCGTCATAGCCAAGCTGAAGGATGTAGTTTTGGCCGCTGATCTTGAGCGGCACGGCGATATGATAGGTGTGATCGTCCTGGTCGCCGAAGGCAGCATCGGTCTCGATGGCGGTGATGGAACCGTCCTGAATATTCAGATGAATCAGA of Candidatus Tenderia electrophaga contains these proteins:
- a CDS encoding riboflavin synthase subunit alpha; translated protein: MFTGIIEASGDIAVLEKRADDSRLRINAGGLDMADVKLGDSIAIDGVCLTVVDFDRHGFSVDVSAETLDKTTLGEYMPGRKVNLEKALQVSARLGGHLVSGHVDGVGVIESRQPLGESLCFQVRVPDVLAKYIAVKGSVCIDGVSLTVNRVEGAVFEINIIPHTAAVTTIGRYQAGRRVNIEVDIIARYLERLLLGEQAAARGAAGLTLETLMQHGFIKS
- a CDS encoding 3,4-dihydroxy-2-butanone 4-phosphate synthase (bifunctional enzyme DHBP synthase/GTP cyclohydrolase II-like protein; functions in riboflavin synthesis) encodes the protein MALNSAEEVIAAIRQGEMVVLMDDEDRENEGDLIMAAQCVRAEDINFMARYARGLICLTLTRERCQQLRLPLMVADTNAKHATNFTVSIEAAEGVTTGISAADRARTVQAAVAEGAGAADIVQPGHIFPLMAQPGGVLSRAGHTEAGCDLARLADFEPASVIVEILNEDGSMARRPQLEVFAQQHGLKIGTVADLISYRLQHETTVERVAECRLPTEYGEFRLMAYQDYLGQGLHLVLQKGEIDPEQALLVRVHLADTLTDLLALQRGDTGLPLRVAMQRMQAEAAGVVVLLQHKDEPEALVKRIRDYQLQDRGVNLPRPPDATDLRDYGLGAQILSDLGVRKMRVMGAPRKLHGLSGFGLQVVEYV
- the ribH gene encoding 6,7-dimethyl-8-ribityllumazine synthase (RibE; 6,7-diimethyl-8-ribityllumazine synthase; DMRL synthase; lumazine synthase; beta subunit of riboflavin synthase; condenses 5-amino-6-(1'-D)-ribityl-amino-2,4(1H,3H)-pyrimidinedione with L-3,4-dihydrohy-2-butanone-4-phosphate to generate 6,6-dimethyl-8-lumazine (DMRL); riboflavin synthase then uses 2 molecules of DMRL to produce riboflavin (vitamin B12); involved in the last steps of riboflavin biosynthesis; forms a 60mer (icosahedral shell) in both Bacillus subtilis and Escherichia coli; in Bacillus subtilis this 60mer is associated with the riboflavin synthase subunit (alpha) while in Escherichia coli it is not), whose protein sequence is MKDVNRIEGDFNAAGARVAIVAGRFNSFVVDQLVNGALDCLLRHGAKAKDIDIIQVPGAYELPLVVQRVAAKKKHDAIIAVGAVIRGGTPHFEYVAGECSKGLATVSLQHDVPVAFGVLTVDTIEQAVERSGTKAGNKGVEAAMSAIEMINVLKGVDQL
- a CDS encoding N utilization substance protein B, with amino-acid sequence MSHARTMARRCAVQALYQWQITAHDVEDIYQQFMLERNMTKVDVAMFKELLSGVTRELEKLDASIQPYLDRDISEVDPVERAVLRLGTYELMYKPDVPYRVVINEALEAVKTFGAEQGHRYVNGVLDKVAQQLRQPEVQRRRS
- a CDS encoding phosphatidylglycerophosphatase, with the translated sequence MGILTKRIPGLNLANPVHLLAFGFGSGVIPKAPGTWGTLVAVPLYVLLQGVSMAVYLSLVLALLLLGIWLCDVAARDLGVHDHPGIVWDEIVGYLITMIAAPAGWPWWLAGFVLFRLFDILKPWPISAIDKGVAGGLGIMLDDILAGLMALACLQLCAWLLL